The genomic region AGCCCGGGGTAGTCCAGAGGCACCAGGCGGCGCCCCTCCTGGTCCGCGAGGCGCGCCGCCGAGGGATCAAAGGAGAGCGGGTCCGGGGAGTCATTGCGCAGGTCCAGGAGGAAGGCCGTGGGGTGCGGGGCGTCCGCCGGAAGGTCGGCGAAGGGATTGACCCGGTCCCGCTGGCCTTCGTAGTAGCGCTGGAGAGCGTCCCACGGGAGGGCCCGGATGCTCACCGTGGCCCGCTCCAGTTGGGCGATGATCTGTTCCCCGGTGACGGTGTTTGCGGGCACGCTCTGGGGGGCGGGGCGCAGGAGACGTGCCTTGGGGAGAGCGGGGCTGGTGGCGCAGGCCGCCAGGAGGAGGGAGAGGCCGACCAAAACAGCACCGGGGGAGGGTGGCCGCGCCACCCTCCCCCGGATATCGCGATCCAGCCGGTCGGTCACACCCGCATCGCCCGCAGCCTCGCCACCCGCTCCTCAACCGGGGGGTGCGTGGAGAACCAGCTGGCGAACGAGCGGCCGCTGAGCGGGTTCACGATAAACAGGTGCGCCGTGGCCGGGTTGGCCTGAAGCGGCAAGCGCTGTGCGGCGTGCTGGAGGCGCTCCAGGGCGGAGGCCAGCGCGCCGGGCTTCTTCGTGATCTGCGCCGCGGTGGCGTCGGCGAGGTACTCCCGGGCCCGCGAGATCGCCAACTGGATCAGGAAGGCGGCGATGGGGGCCAGGACGGCCATGAATACGAGCCCGACGACTCCGCCCCGATTGTCGTCATCCCGGCCGCCGCCGAAGAAGGCCGCCCAGCGGGCCATGTGGGCCAGCATCATGATCACGCCCGCGAGCGTCGCCGCGATGGTGCTGATGAGCGTGTCCCGGTTCCGGACGTGGGCCAGCTCGTGCGCGAGGACCCCCTCCAGCTCCTCCCGGTCCATCAGGCGGAGGATCCCCTCCGTCACCGCCACGGCGGCGTGCCGGGGACTCCGGCCCGTGGCGAAGGCGTTCGGCGAGGGACCGGGGATAATGTAGACCCGGGGCATCGGCAGGCGGGCCCGCTGGGCCAGCCCCCGGACCATCGCGACCAGCTCCGGGGCTTCCGCCTCGCCGACCGCCTTGGCCCCGTACATGGCGAGGACGATTCGATCCGAGAACCAGTACGCCCCGAAGTTCATCAGCAGGGCGAAGGCGAAGGCAATCACCATCCCCTGCTGTCCCCCGAAGTAGTTGCCGAAGACCACGACGAGCCCCGTGAGGGCCCCGAGGAGCACCGCGGTTTTGAACGTATTGCCCATGGCTTCGCGTCCTCCTTCACCGCTCCGGCCGGCCGAACGAGCTGCCGCGACCACTAGCCTAGGGGAGCGGATGCAGGCTGTCAAGCCTTCCCGGCCCGCTCTTCCTCGACGGGGATGCGCCGGCTGAGCCCGCGTCGCCCCACCGGCACCAGCCCCGGCCCCTGAGCGTGCCGCTGCCGCAGTTCCTCCTCCACCGTCCGGAGCATCGTCTCAAACGTCTCGGCCATCTCCCGCTGCATTCGCTCCATCCGTTCCCGCATGTTCAGGATGACCTCGACCCCCGCCAGGTTCACCCCCAGCTCCTTCGTGAGGCGCAGGATGAGCTCGATCCGGGCGAGGTCCTCGTCCGAGTACAGGCGCGTGTTCCCCTGGCTGCGGGCCGGGC from Candidatus Methylomirabilis sp. harbors:
- the htpX gene encoding zinc metalloprotease HtpX, producing the protein MGNTFKTAVLLGALTGLVVVFGNYFGGQQGMVIAFAFALLMNFGAYWFSDRIVLAMYGAKAVGEAEAPELVAMVRGLAQRARLPMPRVYIIPGPSPNAFATGRSPRHAAVAVTEGILRLMDREELEGVLAHELAHVRNRDTLISTIAATLAGVIMMLAHMARWAAFFGGGRDDDNRGGVVGLVFMAVLAPIAAFLIQLAISRAREYLADATAAQITKKPGALASALERLQHAAQRLPLQANPATAHLFIVNPLSGRSFASWFSTHPPVEERVARLRAMRV
- a CDS encoding helix-turn-helix transcriptional regulator produces the protein MARNKRPRYLISVVADMFDVHPQTLRTYEREGLIRPARSQGNTRLYSDEDLARIELILRLTKELGVNLAGVEVILNMRERMERMQREMAETFETMLRTVEEELRQRHAQGPGLVPVGRRGLSRRIPVEEERAGKA